The Moorella glycerini genomic interval CATTGATGAAGTCTGGCAAGCCCTGGAAGACCCGGACAAATATGTGGTCGTCCAGACCGCTCCTTCCATCCAGGTTACCCTGGGAGAAGTGTTTGGTCTACCGGTGGGCACTGTGATTACGGGTAAACTGGTAGCCAGCTTACGACGGCTGGGCTTTGACCGGGTTTTCGCCACCGATTTTACGGCTGATCTGACCATTATAGAAGAGGCCCATGAACTCCTGGAACGGCTGGAAGGCCGCGGCGGGCCCCTCCCTCTCCTCTCCTCCTGTAGCCCGGGGTGGATCAAGTTCTGCGAGCATTTCTACCCGGAATTTATCCCCAACCTTTCTACCTGCAAGTCACCCCATGAAATGTTCGGGGCCATTACCAAGACTTATTTTGCCCAGAAAGAAGGCCTGGACCCGAAAAAAATAGTGGTTGTGGCCGTCATGCCCTGCACGGCCAAAAAGTTTGAAGCCAGCCGCCCGGAAATGGGCAGCGGCGAATGGAAGGATGTCGATTTTGTGCTGACTACCAGGGAGCTGGCACGGATGATCCGCCAGGCCGGCCTCAACTTCCGCCAGCTACCGGATGAAGAATACGACACCCCCTTAGGGATAGCCAGCGGCGCCGGCACCATTTTTGGCGCCACCGGCGGCGTCGTGGAAGCAGCCGTCAGGACGGCCTATGCCCTCACCCATGGCCGCGAAATGGGGGTAATCGACTTTGAAGAATTCCGGGGTATCAGCGGCGTCAAAGAGGCCTGGGTAGAGTTAAAGGGAAGAAGGATCAAAGTGGCCATTGCCCACGGTACCGGCAATGCCCGGAAAGTCCTCGACCGCATGAAGGCCGGTGAGCCGTTTGATTACGTGGAAATTATGGCCTGTCCGGGCGGCTGTGTCGGTGGCGGCGGGCAGCCTATCTTTGGCAGCCGGGACCACAAGGAGATCTCCTTGGACTACCGCCACAACCGGGCCGATGCCCTCTACCGCATCGACTACTCCCGCCGCATCCGCCTGTCCCATGAAAACCCGGCGGTGCAAAAAATATACGCCGAGTTTCTGGGCGCGCCCTTGAGCGAGACTGCGAATAAGCTTTTGCATACCCACTACACACCGCGGGGGCCTTTGCCGGGGTATGCGGTAAATCCAGTCCAGTAAATTCGCGACCAGGCAAAGATGCCCCGGGGCGGCAGAACCCGCCTGCCATGGCCTGTTAAGGCTTTAGGCCCGTGGCTTTGCGCCCGCGCCTTTCGGTCGGGTTCGGGTCAAGACCACCGGCTAACCTAAAAACTTAACTAAAAATTAATATAAAACTCCATGGGCAAATTTAGTAAAAAAGGGTATAATAGATGATGTGTTTTTAGGCAGGAAAGGAGGCCATCTTTTTTGTTACCCCAGGAAACGTCCCGCTCGCCGGAACCACAGCGTAAAGCCGACATCACCATAAAATTATCTGAATTCGAGATTCCTCCTATGCAGGACATCTTGCTCGTCGGTAAAAGAGCCCCTATCGGTCCCGAAGCCGTCAGGCGGATGGTTGATGCAGTCTCACCGGAACAGTATGAGATAGTCCGTCTCAACCATGAAGTTTTTGAAGCAGTAGTAGTAAAAAAATCTCTCTTAAAACTTCTACCCAAAGAAAAGCTTTTGCCAGTTGTAATCGATGAAGGAAACCGCATCGCCGACGACAACATGGTGGTTAAAGCCCAGATAAATATTACCATCCAGATCAGCAGGACGGTGGATTTGTAGTGCCCACGGTAGAAGGCCTGATAAGCCAGAAGCTTTATACCATCGACCCTCTGGCCAGTGTCGGCCGGGCGGCATCCATCATGGAACGTTATGGTATAGGTAGTCTACCGGTAATAGAAGAGGGAAAACTGGTAGGCATCATCACTTCCAGGGATATAAGAAGATCTCACCCCAACCGCCTGGTTGCCGATGCCATGACCAGCAAAGTGATCACTGTACCGCCAACAACTTGCCTCACAGAAGCGCAAAAATTAATGGCAAAATATAAAATCGAGCGTCTGGTAGTTACCAGAGAAAGTGATATTATTGGCATCGTTACCCGCGCCCAAATTATGTCGGAATTGGGGAAACATACCGATAGTCTTACCGGGTTAAATAAAGCCGAAATCTTTTACGAAAAGGCCCTGGAGTTATTAAAAGAAGGCCAGGAGATTGCGGTAATCTTCCTGGACTTAGATAACTTCGGCTTCATTAATAAAGAGTATGGCCATATCTATGGCGACAATGTCCTGCGCCAGACTGCTTTAATCTTAAATAGCTTAATCGACAGCAATAGGGATACTTTATGTCGTTATGCCGGGGACGAATTTGCCGCCGTTACTACCAGGCCCCTGGCCGAAGCCGAAAAACTTGCCCGGCAAATGGTCCTGGACCTTGCTAATGAAAACTGGCCAGGGAAAATAAAGGTCGCCATTTCTGCCGGCGTAGCCGGAGGCCGCTGCTCAGAACTACGCAGTTCTGGTGAAGATAGTAGTTACATAGTCAAATACCTGGTCAATATGGCCAGCCTGGCTTCAACCAGAGCCAAAAAACTGAAAAAACCGGTAGTAGCTGTAGAGGCAATTGAGCTTAAAGAAACTGTAGGTATGTAGTATATTAGCCTGCGGGAGGTACTGGCCGGCAAAAACTGATTACCAGGAAATTTTCTTTCCCATCTTCTCCTGGTACATTAAGAGGTCGCTTTCTTTAAGCACTTCTTCCCATTTCCTGGTGCTTTCCGGTTCCCAGGTGGCAATCCCAAAGCTCAGGCTTAACTTGAAGCCCTCAGGATATCCCTCTTCCCTGGCACCAGCATTAAATGCCGCAATTTCTTCTTTTACCCGCGCAATTACTTTGCTAGCTCCCGGGCCATCCGTTTCCGGTAGTACCAGGAGGAACTCATCGCCGCCATACCGGAAAGCCAGGTCGCTTTCCCGGACTGAGCTTTGCAAATAGCGGGCAACCAGCTTGAGCACTTCATCGCCCATCAGGTGCGAGTAACGATCGTTAATCTCCTTAAAGTCATCAATATCAATCATGATAAAAGTGATGGGGTGACCGTACCGGCCAGCCCGCTCCACTTCCTGTTTTATCCTGTTGTTAAAATAGCAACGGTTATAA includes:
- a CDS encoding NADH-dependent [FeFe] hydrogenase, group A6 yields the protein MPADKLTFEPVSPVGREEDATRPVARKKVRFWIDGREVVAEEGISVLEAAHRVGIEIPSLCYLKNINEIGACRVCLVEIEGSKNLQAACVYPVSAGLKVRTSTPRVLRARRTVVELLLSDHHRECTNCIRNLNCELQHLADTLGIRNIRFTGETSNYPIFNNNPFIVRDYNKCIKCRRCEAICSKVQEVHVYSAQNRGFNTVIAPAFMKDLAEVACITCGQCVIACPTASLVEKECIDEVWQALEDPDKYVVVQTAPSIQVTLGEVFGLPVGTVITGKLVASLRRLGFDRVFATDFTADLTIIEEAHELLERLEGRGGPLPLLSSCSPGWIKFCEHFYPEFIPNLSTCKSPHEMFGAITKTYFAQKEGLDPKKIVVVAVMPCTAKKFEASRPEMGSGEWKDVDFVLTTRELARMIRQAGLNFRQLPDEEYDTPLGIASGAGTIFGATGGVVEAAVRTAYALTHGREMGVIDFEEFRGISGVKEAWVELKGRRIKVAIAHGTGNARKVLDRMKAGEPFDYVEIMACPGGCVGGGGQPIFGSRDHKEISLDYRHNRADALYRIDYSRRIRLSHENPAVQKIYAEFLGAPLSETANKLLHTHYTPRGPLPGYAVNPVQ
- a CDS encoding GGDEF domain-containing protein — encoded protein: MPTVEGLISQKLYTIDPLASVGRAASIMERYGIGSLPVIEEGKLVGIITSRDIRRSHPNRLVADAMTSKVITVPPTTCLTEAQKLMAKYKIERLVVTRESDIIGIVTRAQIMSELGKHTDSLTGLNKAEIFYEKALELLKEGQEIAVIFLDLDNFGFINKEYGHIYGDNVLRQTALILNSLIDSNRDTLCRYAGDEFAAVTTRPLAEAEKLARQMVLDLANENWPGKIKVAISAGVAGGRCSELRSSGEDSSYIVKYLVNMASLASTRAKKLKKPVVAVEAIELKETVGM